A window from Prochlorococcus marinus CUG1435 encodes these proteins:
- a CDS encoding radical SAM protein, with product MKEKPLKTGGKSLIINSRVKADKFPSKFKDCLTNYSEIAKNYCDEGEWFYFLKAKEEFLARPDFGWSSLSLQEKKIIHGLDEFKIAAYLGYRFSFKAGLNRKGYEKKPIFALLEVSSACNVKCPFCFQSDPSFTTQEYMGIIDTKLAMKVVDQINDMKIRGITIASRGEPLLYKDLEYLLNYIGTKNNIIEIKINTNAKRLTEDRLIKLIKTPLNILVVSTDHYEKEMYEKYRHGANYETFVKHISKINKIRNGLNREMNLYTRASGVMVDPNMNKTKFDNFYSDFFDESASVTLTEMWDTYSNKIEDISNLGPCGMPFEKLYIWHDGTTNPCDVDYKSLLSPGKVGNLSLQQCWENMQYLRNEMLSNKRHLHKPCDRCYVN from the coding sequence GCTTAATCATCAATTCGAGGGTAAAAGCAGATAAATTCCCATCTAAATTTAAAGATTGCTTAACAAATTATTCAGAAATTGCCAAAAATTATTGTGATGAAGGTGAATGGTTTTATTTTTTGAAGGCAAAAGAAGAATTCTTAGCAAGACCAGATTTTGGTTGGTCAAGTTTATCTTTACAAGAAAAAAAGATAATTCATGGATTAGATGAATTCAAAATTGCCGCATATTTAGGCTATAGGTTTTCTTTTAAAGCTGGATTAAATAGAAAAGGTTATGAAAAAAAACCAATTTTTGCTTTGCTCGAAGTTTCCAGTGCCTGCAATGTAAAGTGCCCTTTCTGTTTCCAAAGTGATCCATCTTTTACTACCCAAGAATATATGGGAATAATAGATACTAAGTTAGCCATGAAAGTGGTTGACCAAATTAACGACATGAAAATAAGGGGTATCACAATCGCTAGTAGAGGGGAGCCACTTCTATATAAAGATTTAGAATATCTTCTAAATTATATCGGAACAAAAAATAATATTATTGAAATTAAAATCAATACTAATGCAAAACGATTAACTGAAGATAGATTAATAAAATTAATTAAAACCCCACTCAACATACTAGTTGTATCTACTGATCATTATGAAAAAGAGATGTATGAAAAATATCGTCATGGTGCTAATTATGAAACTTTTGTAAAACATATTTCAAAAATTAATAAAATCAGAAATGGACTTAATAGAGAAATGAATCTTTATACCAGAGCTAGTGGTGTAATGGTAGATCCAAATATGAACAAAACTAAATTTGATAACTTTTATAGTGACTTCTTTGATGAAAGTGCATCTGTAACCCTTACAGAAATGTGGGACACCTATTCAAATAAAATTGAGGATATAAGCAATTTAGGGCCCTGTGGCATGCCATTTGAGAAACTTTATATTTGGCATGATGGCACAACAAATCCATGCGATGTAGATTATAAATCACTTCTTTCCCCAGGTAAGGTGGGAAATTTGTCATTACAGCAATGTTGGGAAAATATGCAATACTTAAGAAACGAAATGCTCTCTAATAAAAGGCATTTACATAAACCATGTGATAGATGTTATGTGAATTAA
- a CDS encoding polysaccharide deacetylase family protein codes for MIGLAYHYLSNTCNLYKGIHPLDWYTFERQIDKLKKNSATLTFDENINFYLNEKNDFAQKKYLLTFDDGLKEHLKAAEILSQKGIKAIFAIIGCATFRNKMPLVHKLHWLRSNIEINILKNKLEEIKDINFLIDENTKKKAQAMHIHDDLDTAILKYNLNFLIDYSKLDYATSKLINLYSKSEKELCKKYFLNIDEIKKIDKLGHIIAWHTDKHLPMSKLSKKELKEDLDFGYEFLKKINSKSEKHLCYPYGRIDALPLKNLDYVLSSKFKYAWTLEKFDKKYFKPKYNNFLLQRITTNELFKNDTQLISKSLYLDIK; via the coding sequence ATGATTGGTCTTGCCTACCATTATTTGAGTAATACATGTAATCTTTATAAAGGCATACACCCTTTAGATTGGTATACTTTTGAAAGACAAATAGATAAACTCAAAAAAAATTCTGCTACTTTAACATTTGATGAAAACATAAATTTTTATTTAAATGAGAAAAATGATTTTGCCCAAAAAAAATATTTATTAACTTTTGATGATGGATTAAAAGAACATCTTAAAGCTGCAGAAATTTTATCTCAGAAGGGAATTAAAGCAATTTTTGCGATAATAGGATGTGCAACTTTTAGGAATAAAATGCCACTAGTTCACAAGTTACATTGGTTAAGATCAAATATTGAAATTAATATTCTCAAAAATAAATTAGAAGAAATAAAAGACATAAATTTCTTAATAGATGAAAACACCAAGAAAAAAGCACAAGCAATGCATATTCATGATGATCTTGATACAGCAATCTTGAAATATAATCTAAATTTCTTAATAGATTATTCAAAGTTAGACTATGCAACTAGTAAATTAATTAATTTATATTCAAAATCTGAAAAGGAGCTTTGCAAAAAGTACTTTTTAAATATTGATGAGATCAAAAAAATTGATAAACTTGGACATATTATTGCTTGGCACACAGATAAACATTTACCCATGAGTAAACTTAGCAAAAAAGAGCTTAAAGAGGATTTAGATTTTGGATACGAATTTTTAAAAAAAATCAACTCAAAATCAGAAAAACATTTATGCTATCCATATGGAAGAATTGATGCATTACCATTAAAAAATTTAGATTATGTCTTATCTTCAAAGTTTAAATATGCTTGGACATTGGAGAAATTTGATAAAAAATATTTTAAACCAAAATATAATAATTTTCTTTTGCAAAGAATTACTACAAATGAATTATTCAAAAACGACACTCAATTAATATCAAAAAGTTTATATTTAGATATTAAATAA
- a CDS encoding sulfotransferase: MPIFVGGMFKSGTSLTRKYLGNHPGIFAGLETNWFQLDNYFKNKNLNISEIVEMWDSFYDTNKNEIYKMIEISKCSEEVLDRMMHSIKSKNNFIDWCDKSPPNISHGKRIFSYWKDAKIIHVIRDPYDIFGSLKQAKKWNSPKEFVERWTPIFADIDYLRKQKNYIEIRYEDLILNTAKTLKKIYKFCNLKWEDIYAKHEPNQWEYKIVKKMTGKDSTTLKRLSGPITEARIGIGEKVITQKEKDEIKFLIREEGLTEEFAMASKKI; the protein is encoded by the coding sequence ATGCCAATTTTTGTAGGGGGAATGTTTAAAAGTGGCACATCGCTTACTCGAAAATATTTAGGTAATCATCCAGGGATATTTGCAGGCTTAGAAACAAACTGGTTTCAACTTGATAATTACTTTAAAAACAAAAATTTAAATATATCTGAAATAGTAGAAATGTGGGATTCTTTTTATGATACTAACAAAAATGAAATCTATAAAATGATAGAGATATCAAAATGTTCTGAAGAAGTTCTTGATAGGATGATGCATTCTATAAAATCTAAAAATAACTTTATAGATTGGTGTGATAAATCCCCTCCAAATATTTCACATGGTAAAAGAATATTTAGTTATTGGAAGGATGCAAAAATTATTCATGTTATTAGGGATCCTTATGATATTTTTGGTAGTTTAAAACAAGCAAAAAAATGGAATTCACCTAAAGAATTTGTTGAGAGATGGACACCTATTTTTGCTGATATAGATTATTTGAGAAAACAAAAAAATTATATCGAGATACGCTATGAAGATTTGATATTGAATACTGCAAAAACATTAAAAAAGATTTATAAGTTTTGCAATTTAAAATGGGAGGATATTTATGCTAAACATGAACCTAACCAATGGGAATATAAAATTGTAAAAAAAATGACTGGTAAAGATTCAACTACTTTAAAACGTTTATCTGGACCTATAACTGAGGCTAGAATTGGTATAGGAGAAAAAGTAATAACCCAAAAAGAAAAAGATGAAATAAAATTTTTAATAAGAGAAGAAGGTCTTACAGAAGAATTCGCTATGGCTTCAAAAAAAATTTAA